The segment TATCAACACTGATATATTAATTCAGCACCTTGGGATCCTGTTTTAGCTTCCAAGGCTACAGAGATTGCATGCATTCATTTTCCTCCAGGGTCACAGTTTAAATACCTTGTAGGAGGAAAGGCAGACCCGCTCTTTCTTAACTGGCATTTTTTCCTTTACTGGCATCTAGTCCTAGAGTGCTTATCCTCTCCCTTCTGCAGAAACTCTCGGGTGCTTTGCCTCTATCAGCTTCACTGACCTGGTTCCAATTCAAGGGTTTAAAACCAAAGGCAGGGTCTGGAGGAATGACTTGGAGGTGAAGGGAGCTTACCTCTAATATTTGATTTCACTCACACAGGGTGCCTATAACTGCAcagctctgacctccatgggcacttgCATTCTCAGATACGTAGCCGCTGCATGCCTATGCCcccacacaataaaaacaaaacaaatggggttggggatttagctcagcggtagagcacttgcctagcaagcgcaaggccctgggtttggtccccagctctgaaaaaaagaaaaaagaaaagaacaaaacaaaacaaacaaacaacaagcagAAATAGAACAAAGGCAGAACCAGCAGCATAGTGATTTGCTCTTGGAAGGTCAGTGCGGTGAAATTGCcattggctacagagtgagacccagcacatgggaggctgaagcagaattgCTGCCGCCATGGGCAAcaaaataagaccctgtctcaaaaaacaacaacaacacaaacaaacaaacaaaacccataaaAGGACAACAACAAGACAAACAAGACTGAATTGCGCTAACAGGGTTTCTCAAGCCTGTCTTTGGTTCAGACACATGTCATCGGAGCTCTCCATGAGCTGTCGGTGAATCTATACACTAGTGACGTGTGCACACTTTGTTCACGCTTCAGAACTTAGCAGCCGTAGCTCCTCATTCTTTCAAGCCTTTTCTCCCCTTGAGGTTACAGGTTGTGTGTGCGGGAAAATAGTATTTTGTGCGAGCAGCAGTTGTTCAGTGGGCGCTCGTCCCTTGCGATGCTCAGGTAACATTTCTTTATGAACCGGCCTTTTCAGAAGACGAGCTTCAGGGGAGTCACTGGAAAACCAGGCGGTTGAGGTCTCTGCAAGCCAGTAAGGCTGCCTTTCCAACCAAAATTGTGGTCCCTAGATGGCTTCGTGCAGTATGTAAGGATGATTTGGCCACAATAAATATGTATATCCACACAAGTATTCTATACAAGTTGTGCTCTGAGGTCTGTTACATGAAACTTAAAACCTGAGAGTTTAGGATATTGGGGGgggattgatttattttattgttttatggatattaatgttttgcctgaatatatatgtacatggatAGCATATATGCCGGGTGCCTGTGAAGGTCTATCCCTCAGGGCAAGAGTTCTTgtagatggttctgagctgccatgtaggtgatggtaattgaacctgggtcctgtgtaGGCCCAGCaggtgcccttaactgctgagccagctctgtgGCCTGAGAACTAAAACCTTTACTCATGTCCCTTATTGGACCAGTCAGGAAGAGCCAATAGCTCAGCTGTTCATTTGATCTTCTGAAAGGATCCATCCCCCAAGGGCAGTCCCATGTTCTGCCATTATAACACCCTTTTTTAATGGATGAAGAGTTCCTTTCTCTTTCGCTCGTGACACAGGATTACTGGTAGTGCAGGAGGGAACACCACTTTCCCCGTATTGTCTGGTCTGCAACCTTTCCCACGTGAAGAGACAACTGAATCAACAGAGGGTCAGCCATGTGCTTGGAGGATAGCTGGTGGGGTACAGGGTCTCAAAGCCAGTGGCTCAGGCCTGTGATCCTGGTACTCAGAAGAGCAAGGCAGGGGAGTTAACAAGTTCGAGGTCTTCTGGGACTAGAGGGGGACGTCAGGGCCAGTTTAGATAGCTCAATGAGACTAtctcataattaaaaatacaaaattaggtGGGGGGGCCTCGGACTGTGGCTCCATGCTAGGAGATTCTACTCGCATGTGCAAGTTCAGGGTCACCTCACCAACACAGAAAGTGTGAGGCAAGTTGAGCTGCAGTGGAAGGAACCTGGCCAAGAAGAAGTCATCAGATAacaactcttttttaatttttagttcttAACTTTTTCACGCAATATATTCCGATCCTATTGTTAGTCTTCTAGAACCTCCCCTACTCCTAGCCACCCATCATGTTCTTTctcaacacaaaacaaagcacacattcatacacacacacacatacacacacactctcacacacactcatacacacactcatacacttataCTCATGCActcatacacttatacacacacatactcacacacactcacacacttatacacacaaactcacatactcacacacatacatacacacactcacactcacacacacactcacacacacacacacaaacaacaacatgGAGTCCACTTTGTGTTGGCCGACTGTTTCTGAGCCCGAGTCTAGTGATCCATTGTCACTCCATTAGAGAAATCTGATTTTCCCTCTTCTAGCAAGTATCAATTGGACATAGCTTCTTGGTTGGGTGTGGGATCCTGTGTCCACTCCCCGTCTCAGTGCTGGGATCCTATCTGTCTTGGACCTTGCAGGTCTCCTGTATGGTGCGCCAGTCTCAGTGAGCTCGAATGcacatcagtcctgttgtgtctagaaGACATTGTTTCCCTAGAGGCATCTCTTACTTCTGGCCCTTACAACCTTTCCACCTTCTTCTCTGAATAGCTCCCAGGGTTAtttggggggcagggggagtGATAAAAACATTTCATTAAGTACTGAGCCTCCAAAGTCTCTCCCCTCTGcatattgtccagttgtgggtctctgcgtGAATTCCCACGTACTTCAAGGCGCTTCTCTGACATGGGTTGAGCAAAGCGTTCATCTATGGGGACAGCAGTGTGTCGTGTCAGTAGGAGTCATTTACCTGCTGCATCCCTTTAGCTAGTAGCAGGTTTCCTTGGCCACTTTAGCAGTGTCATCTAGGGAGTTCCATATTCTGAAACCTATTAGCAGCTGGTTGGTTACTCTCCTAACATATACACCGATCGTCACTGTTGCCGCTCAGAGAGTTCAGAGCTGGCTGACACGGATGGTCCTCTGTCTTTGAGTGGCATATATAGCACTTTGCACTGTAAACACTATTCAGTCAGGGTGAAGATTCTAGTTgggtaccagcttgatttctcaaGGTTTAATGTCGTGTGTATGTAGTGTCTTTAGCATGGGCTCTTATCTTCAAGGTGTAGAAGGCAACTGATAATATTGGCAATAGCCCGTGATGTTCAGGAGGAGTAGAGGGTCTGAAGGTCCCGTTTGGCTAATGACTCAAAAAGATAGAACCAATTTCTGGTACTGGGATTTTTAATTGGTAGTATATGATGTCCTATTGGGGCAGTTTCTTCTGTAGTATATGGTAACTACATTTAAATTccttttatctgtctgtctatctgtctgtctgtctgagcttCTACAGTAGTTAAGCTACCATGTGGCTTTTCAAAATGCCTTTGCTACATTCTGTTTTTAAACATTGACTTAAAAACATTGGTGCATACAATGAGAAGTCACACTTGCTAAGGTTCTTCTTTgcaaaaaatctatttttatgtattttaaattcaaataaatTCCGTGACCTCTGGTAGCACCTGAATAGCTGACCTGTGTTTCTACTCCATTTACAGTtaggtttggtgtttgtttgtttgtttgtttgatcacAGCATTCCTTTTTACGGCATCTTTAAAAACATTGTTATTTTAATAAGAAAGCTACAGATGGTGAAGCATCATCTCTAGCTCTTTTGTCAGAAGCCTAGGATGGCTTCGCACCTTAAATTTTATCCTAAGGCATCAGGTTTGTGCATGTGGCCTTTCAACAGTGTAATGGTGGTGGGAGAGAGTTGCATATTTTTATACTTGTCTTGAGCCCCCACTCCCATACTCACAGGAAACAAGCCCTGGGCTGCACTCAGTAGGTATGAAAGAATTCTATCAGCAAACTAAAAAACTATATCTACAGCTGACTTCTATGGTATTGAAAGAAGACTTTTTAAAGAAGCCAAGTTTGAAGTCTGTTGTTGAGTGTGCCAGAGAGGTGGCCACAGCAGTGTAGGGAGGCTTCTCTCTACCCCTCACTTGCTGTCTTTATGATACCCTTAGTTTTGGGGTTGGTAGAAGTTAGTGGTCTGGTAACTTTAGAGATTCCAAAAGGTTTTACCTACTGCTCCCAGGGTGTTAGTTCCAACACAGGCAGGGAATGGCTGTTTATGGAGCTAAAGCTTGCTTTGAATAAGGTAATTAGCTTCTGGACCTGTATCGTTCCAAACCTTCCACATCCCTGCAGTCAATCGGTCTTTGTAGAAATGGCTTCTTTCCCGGCGGCATTCTCATGGATAGCTCCTCTTATTGAACAAGCACCCCACGTTGAGCATACAGGGGCCACCTGTTATTTATTAAGCATCGTCAGGTCTCTCTTAGCCAAGAGGCGCACTGAATTGCACCCCCTGCCCTCTTTCTGAGAGATGCCTTTATGTGCACGTCTGTGTGACTGTTTTTGGTGAATCCCTGGCAGAGGGTAGAGAAAGGTGATAGGCCATCTTGGCTAACAGCACTGGTATAAAAATGAGTCTCCATTGTCAGGGTGACTTTTTGCTAGGGAGTCTTCCTTGCACTGTGACATCTCCAAGATTGATGagaacgtgcacacacacacacacacacacacacacacaggtggggaCGCGTCCATATGAGGGTTATGTTTTGCGGGGCAGGAGGAGAGCCTTTGTCCTTCTGTAGGTAGCCACCAGTGCTCAGAAAGGCCTGGGTCTTCACCCCCTTCGTGTTTACTTCCAAAGCATACTTGATAACCTATAACTGTTGCTTTCCATTTAATCTCTCTATTTAAATTAAACTTACCTTCTAAATTATCATATGTGTGCTATAGACACActgttccccctcctccttccagtCATTCCCCTGACCCCCATTCCAAactcatgtttgtttttgttttgttttttactggatgttttctttatttacatttcaaatgttatcccctctcccagtttcccctccagaaacccccatcccatcccctcatgtttttttttaagtgtgtgtgtgtgcatgtgtacgtgtgtgtgtgttatacactTATGAATATGTAAATGCATTCTGCTGAGTTCATTTGCTCTTGCATTTGTTTTAGGGACGGCCCCTCAGTGTTAGGTAACCACTTGAGGGTTCATATACGAGGATAACTCTCTCAACAGTCATTAACTGCTCTTCATCTAGGACTCGGGCCCCCTGAGATTTCCCCCACCCACACTGGCACGTCACCTGGTATTGTCACTGTTTGAGTTTTAGTTAGACAGTCGTATTACTGAGATTTCATGGAGGACATAATCCTGGAGCAGACTTCTTGGTCCTCTGGTCCTTACGACCTCTGCACTCCGTCTTCTTAGATCTTCCTGAGCCCTAGGGGCATGGACAGTGTTGTGTGTCTGTCAGCTGTGTTCGGGTATCCCACCCTtagttgttctctgcattttgaccagttgtgggtttCTTTAATAGTCTTCTGCTGATGGAAAAAGAGTCTTCTTGGTTATAAGCTACGGGTGTCTGTGGTATAAGGATAAGTAGAATGTAGTCAATAATTATATCAGTTTAGGGAAGTGGAAATAGTAGGTTCTCCTTTAAAATCCATGACCTTCACTAGTCCCAGATAATTGATTATGTTTACAGTACTGGTCCTCAGCTACTTCATGCTGAGTagccctgtcttagtcagggtttataTGCCTGCACAAAATGTCATcactaagaagcaagttggggaagaaagagtaTATGTTTAGTTtgcactttcacattgctgttcatcaccaaaggaagtcaggactggaacttggaggcaggagctgatgcagaggccatggaggggtgtggcttactggcttgcttcccctggcttgctcagcttgctctcttatagaacccaggaccaccagccccaggatggcaccacccaccatgagctgggccctccctgtCTTGATAACTAATTGAGACAATGCcttcagctggatctcatggaggcatttcctcacaggtggctcctttctctgtgataactccagcttgtgtcacgttgacacacAAAACCGACCAGTGCAAGCCCCTAGGACCGATCGACGGCTGTTGGTTACCGCTAAGCTGCTAGTTCCACCCTTGCATCTTTAGGGATATTTGGCCATGCTGATTATGGCTGTAGTTAAGTACCACAGCTGGGTAGGGACCAGTGATTCCTTGTCTCCtttggcagcttgcatagcacATTTCAGGCCTGTGAAAAGTGTCCTCAAAGGAGGCTGTCAGTTTAATTCCTCCAAGTCCTATACTCAAAGCGTGTgatgtcttcaacaataaaagctTACCTTCGACTTGTGGGAGGCAACCAGAGGCAGTAGCAATATCTTACATTGTGGAGTCACTCGGACTCCCTGACCCACAGCTTGAAAGGAGGTTTCTTAGGTCTGGTACTGAGGACTTTGTTAGTGTATAGCAAACACCAATCTTaacctttcccctctccccacttaaagctccttctgtctttccctgtcCCCCCCCCCATGTGACCTACAACCCTCAGTCCCAGGGGACACAGTGACGTAGGCGAGCATCACGTTGAAAAACTTTTCATATTTTACACCCCGATAGAATTATTTTGTCGGTATATGATTGTATTTGTCTGATTTCCCCCCATACAGATTTGATTTGTACTAAGGATCGATTGCTTTCTCAGTGAGTTCTGGATACGTTCCtggctttgtgattttttttttcctgttctttcctgtATAGCTTGTCATCTGTTTATTTACAGTTAACAGTTTTTGTCTTCCACTTCTTGTTTTTTACCCCTactggtctttctttctctttccaacaTACTACTCACTGGTTGGCTGTAAACGCCAAGACATAAATACCCCTAATTTGAGGAAATGTTCCCTGGCTCGGTTCCTtcagctctcccctccccctccccccaccagagCACAGTAGATTGCTGTTGAATTTTGAATGTCACCAACAGACAGATGAGAGTGGCTTAAGTTGGATAATGAAATGCCTGAAGCACAGATGGGCTCATAAATCAATTTTCATGTTCTTAGGACTTCCTTCTGACACAAAGCATCCATGTAATTAACACTGGTCTCAGACCATCATCATTGGAGTGGTATCTCTGTGGCCCTATTATCTATGCCTGCTGGATGCAGTACTTTGGTGGGGGAAAGGCCACTGAAGTCTTTACTAAATAGGTAGTTatttgggtgttgttgttgttggtggtggtggtggtgtggtgtgtgcgtgtgcttatGCATGTGTGCGGgtctgtgatgtgtgtatgtgtgatgggGGTATTGTGTGGAGATGTAGTGTGAAGATGGAGGCTACAGGATCCATCCACCTTGGTTATCGACACGTGTGTCATTGGTCTGGAATTTACCAAGAAGGATAGCTAGAGTGGTTGCCCAATGAGCCCCTCAGATCacctgtcttcccctccccagccaaGGTTGCTATGCCAAGCCCACCCACCATCCTGGGTTGTTTTGTGCGCTTTTAGGGATTGAAGTCAGATCCTCAGACTTGTGCAATAAGCACTTTACTGACCCTGGGTCCTGTTTTTGTAGAGCCGTGGCTGTCAGTGCATACATGGCTCGCACAGTCCTACCACTCTAGATtgtctgcctcttccttcccaggATCGAGACCATAGCTGTCGCTTCCACACACTGCAAGAATTACTTATTTCTTCCACAGCACCCAGTAACCATAGTCTCAAAGGGGACACCCAGGAATTCCATGTGTGTTATTCGCGTTGTGGGATTTACAGTGCAAACTAAGGAGAAAAGAGCATGAAATCGAGGGCTGAGGTTTTAAGAGAAAACCCGGAATAGTCGATCTCATCCGGGGACTGAATGGAATAGAGAAGAGTTGTAGGGTTTTGTTGCCAATGGtgtctcctgttttgttttattacaaCAGAGTCAGGGGGCGCTGAGGGTACAGGTGATGCTAACCCACgggtttttattttcagataacaggcctctttctgctttctcctgCAGCGTCAGCCACGGGCCAAGAGGATGATGGTAGCACCCATTCTCTATACTCCCCAGACCACTACTCTACATTAGGAAGGCTTGATAGCTATCGGTCCACGGGGCAATGCTTGGAAACCAGGGACTCTGGCTGTCAGACAGAAGAAGTGAAAGTCATCCCACCGTCAGTGAGAAGGATCAGGGCTCACAAGGGGCTGGGCATTGCTGCCCAGATGAGCCACCTCTCGGGTTCCTCTGGCAACATGTCTGTGCTGAGCGACTCGGCTGGTATCGTGTTCCCATCTCGCCTCAATAACGATACTGGTTTCCACAGCCTTCCACGCGCTGGCGCAAGGGCAAGCACGTATTCCCTGGAGGCAAGGATGGGTGCCCTGGGCTCTGCTGAAGATACGGATGATACTTTTCCCTACCGAGGGGGTAGCTCCCAGGGGCCTGAAAACTTTGCACATTTAGGGGGTGCCTCGAGTACCGGGATGCTTTCGAGGCCCAAATCCCAGCAGCTGAGGCTCTTGGAGAGCCCAGCGTGTGTGGTTTCACCGCACGCGGCCTACTCTACCAGCGTCATCCCAAACGCCACACTGCTGTCCTCTTCGGAGGTTATTGTCATCCACACCGCTCAGAGTGCAGGACAGCTGGACAGTAGAGTCCCCGGCTCATCCTCATACTCAAAGATAAAACCCAGAGACCATCCCACACCCAGGTGCTCTGCGAGAGATGAGCGCCAGTCCCCACGACATCACTGGAACGAGGGTCATATCATTCACTCACAGGCTTTAGCCTCCGCTGCCCCCGGTGCCACCGCACTGTTATCCCTCCGTGACTCAGAGGTCTCTCTCAATGCCCCAGCTATCAATAGGGAGAACGGGTCCCAAGCCATACTTTATCACTGTAGAAGCAACCTGGCCTTTCCTGCCCACCCTCCGGATGTGGATGGCAAGAGCGAGTGCAGTTCTTCAGGGGACAGGGGATGTGGCAGTTCTGAGTCCTGGGAATACAAAGCCTCCAGCAATGGGCGGGCTTCCCCACTGAAGCCGCACCTTGCGACTCCCGGTTGCTCTACCCCCACAAGTAACATGAGCAGCTGCAGCTTGGACCAAGCATCCCTCAAGGAGGATGCCAGGTCCCTGTATTCAGAGGACCACGATGGTTACTATATGACCGCCCAGGGTGATTCTAGACACGAGGCTGGGAGCGCGTACGGTATCAGTGATGGCTTTGGAAACCCCAGGCACAGCACGGTCAATGTTTTTGACGGAAGGGCTCAGAGAAGCCAAGGGGATCAGGCCACTCAGCAGGATAGAATCCTCTCAAGAAACATCTCtctgaagaaagcaaaaaaaccaccaccgccaccatccCGGACAGATTCTCTGCGAAGGATTCCCAAGAAGAACAACCAGACAAATGGGCAGGTGCTCAACGAGAGCCTGATCGCCTCACTCCAGCATTCTCTGCAGCTAAGCCTCCCTGGCCAAGGCAGCGGTTCCCCTTCCCAGAGCCCCTGCAGTGACTGTGAGGAACCCTGGCTCCCCAGGTCCAGAAGCCAGAGCATTGTTAGCGAGGGTAGTAGCTTGACCTCCACCACCACTCCCAACGTGTATTCTCTGTGCGGGCTCACTCCATCTCAGAGCGACACAAGCAGCGTCAAGTCGGAATACGCAGACCCCTGGGGCTACTACATTGACTACACAACTTTGCAGGGAGATCCAGGGAACCCCACAGGGGGCTGCCCAGCCAGTAGTGAGGCAGCCACTGGAAATGGGCCAGTGCGCCACATCCAGGAGGGGTCGAGAGCCCCAGTGCCCCAAGTGCCGGGCTGCTCCGTGAAACCAAAGATCACCTCACCGGAGAAGTCACAGAGAGTCACCTCTCCATCCAGTGGGTATTCTAGCCAGTCGAATACACCCACAGCACTCACCCCCGTGCCTGTGTTTTTAAAATCGATGTCACCAGCAAATGGGAAGGGGAAGGCCAAGCCCAAGGTACCAGAAAGAAAATCGTCTCTGATCTCTTCAGTGTCCATCTCCTCATCGTCCACTTCCCTCTCCTCTAATACCTCTACGGAAGGAAGTGGGACCGTGAAGAAACTGGATTCAGCCCTGGCCTCGGCccttgctcctccccctcctcctcttcccgcGCTGCCTTCTCCGAGTCTGGCAAACAAGTCccccttccttccacctcctcctcctctagcaGATTGCTCCGAGGGCTCTCCCTTACCGCCCTCTCCTGTGTTCCCCCCTCCACCACCAGAAGCCCTTGTTCCCTTCTGCTCCCCCACTGACAGgtgcctttctccttcccccacaGCTTTTAGCCCCCCTCTTCCAAGATGCTCACCTCCCTTGCCAGCACCTCCACCTTTCTTGCCCCCATCAGAACCCCCACCTGCTCCGCCTCTGGACCCCAAattcatgaaagaaaacaggcccTTTATCAAAAACTCTAGCCAGTCCGAATCCTCTAGGGAGGCCCTCAGGCGGCCTGCCAACAAGGAGGAGGGCTGCCGACCCTCGATGCCCCTGATCaccacagaagctttgcagatggTGCAGTTGAGGCCAGTGAGGAAGAACTCAGGTGCTGAGACGGTCCTGTTTTCTGAACCATCAGCTCAGGAACCACGAACCCCGACTGCTCCACAGTATCACTTAAAGCCATCTGCTTTCCTCAAATCCCGAAATAGCATAAATGAAATGGAGAGTGAAAGCCAGGCTGCCTCTGTGACGAGCTCGCTTCCGATGCCTGCCAAGAGCCAGAGTCAGGGTGACCATGACAGTGCAGTCGAGCGTGGCGGCCTTCAGAGCTGCAGCGATGGAGCTCCAGGCCCGGGTCCCAGCCTCAGGACCGCTCTGCTCCCAGACTCTTCACCCAGCAGGAAGCCACCCCCCATCTCCAAGAAGCCCAAACTGTTCCTGGTGGTACCACCTCCGCAGAGAGATTTCACAGCGGAGCCCACAGAGAACGGGAGCGAAGCTTTCTCAGGCGTGCCCAGCCCTACCGGGGCAGAGGGGGAAGCTGGGCAGAGCCAAGAGGAGAAATCCAGCCCAGCATCCCAAGCTGGCTCTCATGCTACGGCCCCCACCTCCGGCAGTACGGTTCTAGAAAGAGGAACTGCAGGGTCCTTGTCCCCTGGCGTTGTGGAAGCTAATGCCCCCATGGTCCAACCTAGTACATCACCGGGCCCCGCacaggaagaggcaggagagaacCGCGTGGATGGTGAGAGAAATGTGAAGAGCTGCGCGTCTCCACGGGGCGGAGAAGGTAAGCCTGGCAGCTTTCTGTTGCACTCCTCCGATCCTCTGGAGATGAGCCAACTAGGGCTACTGAACCTTTGGAACCAGGAGAAGCAGCCTATGTACTTCAGCAAAAGCCGGCAGTGTGTGGGCTTCTTACACCTCATTCCCCAAGCTAGCTGCTttgtgaaaaatttaaaaactcttgatccaagagaagagagggaaagcgAGAGGGGTGGGACTGGAGGTGCGGGGAGGTCTGAAGCAGGCTGGGTATTCAGTAGCAGGCTACAAGGAAATGCTCCTAACCAAATTTAAGAGCAATTTAGTCCAAAGTCTGTAGCAGGAAATAGCCCCATATCATTTCTACCTCTTTCTGTTAAAAACTCAAAACTGCAGAGCCACAGGGCTTCCCCACGGTTCTCACACTGTCAGGAATGGCAGCAAAGTGGCGTATTTCAGAGCTGGGCAAAGGACTGAAGTGCTAGTCACAGCGTCTAGTGTTTGCCTGCCTTTCTTATCTCTAGCTGGGTTGCCGGAACCCAACACAGCTGGTCCGTCTTCAGACACGGCAGACGTTTCTAAAGAAGGAGGGAACGATGAGGTGCTGACCCCTACCAGACCCAGGACAACGGAAGACCTGTTTGCAGCCATTCACAGGTATGTCAAACTCTTGTCATGTTTGAATGTGCTTTATAATTTCTTCTTTCCAGACAGGCCCCTCTGCTTTCCTGAGGTTTTGTCTGTCAGCTAGCCATGGCTTATTGAACATTACTCGATTTTAAGtgtctttcttctactttaatCACCTCTTAAGTCCAATTTCCGTCCTGCTTTGTTCCGTTGATTTCTGGGACTGTGTTGAGGACAGAATGTGATGCCTGCTGGGAGACGCAGCTGTGCCTGGCAAGACACCTAGTGTGTCAGTCACGTGGCTGAATGTTTACAAGATTTGGATCCAGTCAGGGGTGAGGAACACTGCATTCTGTGGACGTAGGGTACATAGGCGAGCCATGCAGAGCCACCTTCCTTCCTAAGAGTGCTTTAGTTGGTTTGttactttttgtttgtctgtttagaAAATCCATAATTTCATAGTGCTTTTTTTTAGTCTTTGATATTTTATCAAGactgattatttttttttgttccttgtcCCCCAACTCCTCTCAAATCTACTCCTGTccaattttatgttttctctctctctctccttctctctaccccctttctctttctaccCCCATCGCCCAAAAATTAAAAGCCAGTAAAAACCATGGAATCCAATTTCTCTTGGCCAACTCACCTAGTTAACGCCCAGGGATGTGATTTGAAATACCCAGTAGCGCTCCCTTGAAGGGAACTGACTTTTCCCCATCCAATAACGATCATTTGTGAATAGCTTCTTGATAAGGGGTGACTTTGCCCTCACTTCCTCTCCTTTACGCTGGAATTTTTTTATCTAGCTTGAACTTATTCAGGTCTTTTACAGGTTGTGAGTTCATTCATATGTCTGTCCCGACATGTCCAGAAAAATGCTATTCTCCCTAAAGTtgtccaccacctctggctccaACAGTCTTTCCACCCACCACTTCTACGTCCCAGAGCTTTGCTGGTAAGGGTGCAGAGCTGAAGCCAAAGCCTCCCAGGGAATACTATTTATATTTGTTACTGTATACCCCTATCGCCATCTGCTGGCTTTAAAAAAAGTTGCTTCTTCAGTAGATCTGCTTGTTACTGGTAACTACTGATGGTTACTTTTGATGTAACTGATTGAGTAATTCGGCTTTGCTTATTACATGGCTTGGCTGTCTGCAGCCCAGCGTGCCCCCACCCGACAATGATAGCAAATGATGACGCAGATATGTATACGTTCTTTAAGAGCCAATCCTCTTGGTGCTTAGATTTCCTTACTGCCAGTTTTTCAGATAAACCTTGTGAATATTTCTCTGCCGAGAAGACTTTGTTTTGACCTGAGGGACCATCTCTTATTTCTCTTCCGAGACAAAGCACCCTATAAGATCATTCGATTCCTTGTATAAATAACCCGTGTCAGCAAGCTCTCAAATTCCGGTGTTTCTGAGTTTAAGTGAAAAGACTGTTGCATGCGGTAGAAGAAAGCCCTTTCTTACCTGAACTCTGTACGACACAGGACCATCTAACGTGAGGCAAACCAAGCTAGAATGTGAGTTA is part of the Rattus norvegicus strain BN/NHsdMcwi chromosome 1, GRCr8, whole genome shotgun sequence genome and harbors:
- the Nhsl1 gene encoding NHS-like 1 gives rise to the protein MFCLKAVSNLDEESRWTVHYTAPWHQQENVFLPSTRPPCVEDLHRQAKLNLKSVLRECDKLRRDGCRSSQYYSQGPTFAASSSPGDDYQEEDAETDRKYSLSSSEEERFIGIRRPKTPTSGDFSDLHTQTNWTKSLPLPTPEEKTRQQAQTVQADVVPINITGENFDRQASLRRSLIYTDTLVRRPKKVKRRKTISGIPDIIQKELASATGQEDDGSTHSLYSPDHYSTLGRLDSYRSTGQCLETRDSGCQTEEVKVIPPSVRRIRAHKGLGIAAQMSHLSGSSGNMSVLSDSAGIVFPSRLNNDTGFHSLPRAGARASTYSLEARMGALGSAEDTDDTFPYRGGSSQGPENFAHLGGASSTGMLSRPKSQQLRLLESPACVVSPHAAYSTSVIPNATLLSSSEVIVIHTAQSAGQLDSRVPGSSSYSKIKPRDHPTPRCSARDERQSPRHHWNEGHIIHSQALASAAPGATALLSLRDSEVSLNAPAINRENGSQAILYHCRSNLAFPAHPPDVDGKSECSSSGDRGCGSSESWEYKASSNGRASPLKPHLATPGCSTPTSNMSSCSLDQASLKEDARSLYSEDHDGYYMTAQGDSRHEAGSAYGISDGFGNPRHSTVNVFDGRAQRSQGDQATQQDRILSRNISLKKAKKPPPPPSRTDSLRRIPKKNNQTNGQVLNESLIASLQHSLQLSLPGQGSGSPSQSPCSDCEEPWLPRSRSQSIVSEGSSLTSTTTPNVYSLCGLTPSQSDTSSVKSEYADPWGYYIDYTTLQGDPGNPTGGCPASSEAATGNGPVRHIQEGSRAPVPQVPGCSVKPKITSPEKSQRVTSPSSGYSSQSNTPTALTPVPVFLKSMSPANGKGKAKPKVPERKSSLISSVSISSSSTSLSSNTSTEGSGTVKKLDSALASALAPPPPPLPALPSPSLANKSPFLPPPPPLADCSEGSPLPPSPVFPPPPPEALVPFCSPTDRCLSPSPTAFSPPLPRCSPPLPAPPPFLPPSEPPPAPPLDPKFMKENRPFIKNSSQSESSREALRRPANKEEGCRPSMPLITTEALQMVQLRPVRKNSGAETVLFSEPSAQEPRTPTAPQYHLKPSAFLKSRNSINEMESESQAASVTSSLPMPAKSQSQGDHDSAVERGGLQSCSDGAPGPGPSLRTALLPDSSPSRKPPPISKKPKLFLVVPPPQRDFTAEPTENGSEAFSGVPSPTGAEGEAGQSQEEKSSPASQAGSHATAPTSGSTVLERGTAGSLSPGVVEANAPMVQPSTSPGPAQEEAGENRVDGERNVKSCASPRGGEAGLPEPNTAGPSSDTADVSKEGGNDEVLTPTRPRTTEDLFAAIHRSKRKVLGRKDSEDDHTRNHSPSPPVTPTGAAPSLASPKQVGSIQRSLKKSSTSSDNFKALLLKKGSRSDTSARMSAAEMLKSTDPRFQRSRSEPSPEVPDSPSSFSPNKNRRAPEEWAKNEGLMPRSLSFSGPRYSRSRTPPSAASSRYSMRNRIQSSPMTVISEGEGEPAEPADNKVRRTLDTTRGCSLDRLAGQETDRGSPLCSEEPASVDGIGRAKDDGPSEQCRGPEQKS